Genomic DNA from Thiosocius teredinicola:
CCCCGCCGAACCCTAGCGGCGGCAGCGCGCTGCAGACGGCTGATATCGCATTTGTTTGCGAGGCTCCACGCGCGCTGGGTTTCAGCCAGGTTCTGGTTATCGCGACCGAAAAGGGCAACCACATGACCATCGACGGGAAGACGCTGGAAGGCCGAGCACCCAGCAAGCTGTTCTTGCGCATGTTCATGACGGCTTACTTCTGCGCCGGTGTCGGCTACGTGGCTAGCACCATCTTCTCCGATATCGTCAGCCTCATGCTGACCAAGGGCCAGCGCTACCCCCCTGTTGCCTGGCCAAGATGATGGAAAAGGCAACGTTCTAGAACAACGTCGCACAGATTCGCACCGCCACGTTAATCGCGCCGATATTGCGCACGCAAAGTGTTTGCACGTATGGTGTCTACCTGCCGAGCGCTTCTTCACCGCCAGCAAGCGATAACTCACCCCTTGTTGCTGTTGCTCAATCAGCCTCTCTTCGATCGACACAAAAAAACGGCCCTAAGGCCGTTTTTTTTGCAGGATTGTTGAGATCCCTTACGCGCGGCGAGCACGTACAGCAACACCGAGCAAGCCAAGAGCCATCAGTGCCAGGGGTGCAGGTACCGGAACATCGTTGCCACCCGGGAGACTTCCTTGGTCGAGCAGGGCGTATTTCACCTGGCCCCCTGCATACAGAAACTCACCCGAGCCGTTGCCCCAGAACTGAATCTCGGTGAAGTCACCGGTATCGTCGAATGCGGCTACGAAGATCTCGAAGACATCGCTGCTTGGGTCGTCTTGCGACGGGAACAGACCATCGGCTTCCATGGTTGCAGATGCCACCATAATTGGTGCGCCGCCATCAAACGAGATAAACAGTTCGGTTACCGGGTTGAAGCAGCAGGTTGCCCAGTCACCAACCTCAAAACCGAACGAGTTGATCGGCGAGTCAAACGTGAAGGTGATGCCCGATGCAGCAGTACCATTTGGTGCGCCGAACGCGCCATCCGGGCTGATATTAATAACGCTACCGGACATGTCGCCATAGGTCGTCGAATTGACGGCGCCACCGTTGTTTCGGGTAACAACGTAGTCACCAAAGTCAACAGAGGTAGAACCGGAGAAGCTGGACGACCAAACGTCAGTTACGACGGTGCCGCCAGCAGAAGTAACCGCCGAATCGAACGAAGCCGTACCCCCAGCAATCCCATCGAATACAGTCAAGATGGTCGCGTTAGCCGACGTTGCAAGCGCAAAAAAGGCTGCCGCCGTAACGAGCTTGGAATATCCTTTCATCACATTTGTCCTCTTCTTATCATAGAGTTCTGACTGGTTGAGCCCTTCCAGTGCTTTACAACCAAATAAATTTCTCGGCGAATCTGCACCCCATAAGAGGGTAATCACGTGCGCCAATCGCTTATAAGCAATTACTATACCGTTTGCCAGTCTTTCGGCAGAAGACTTAAAATAACTTTATAATTCTGATATTTACACGGTGGCAACGTCACGAAATCCATTTGGTTTCGCCGGCTCTCACGCGTTCTCGAATGAGGATGCAAGGAACTGTAAAATTTGCCGACATGTCTTTAGGCCGTTAATTCGCCTTCCTGCAGACGTGTAGTAATTTTTGGAAGAAGGAAGTTCCTTTTCCGCAGCGCTCGGCTACGAGGAAGTCGACTACCTCAAACCCTATGAAGACTAAAAAAGAAGTCTCCGATTGGGGACCTTTTTTCGAGTACTGACGAAACGACAGATTCGGCCTCAATTCCACGGAAGGCTTGCCCTGGTGACTGGAAGCACCATCTCGGCGTTCTTTGTGCTTTCCCATCTTGTCGCCTGGGATAGGCTCTGTCGCATGCCTCACCCTACGTCTACGAGCTAAATGACGGGAGTCGATGATCGTGGCCCTGTTTGATGTGCTGCGCCACGACTGCAGAAAGGGGCAGCGAACGCGACCAACAGGATTGCAGTGCTTTCATTGACCGTTTCCGGATACCGAACAGGCAGTTCACTCCATCCTTACAGCACAGCGCACCTTGCGCAACGCGCAACATGCGTCTTCATCTTAGAACGCCTCGATAACGTCTACGGGATCGCGTTCATATCGAACAAACCGATCGTTCAGGCATTGCTGGACCCCAACAAGACAAAACCGCGGTCGATCAGCGCGCTATTGGCCTTGGCTGCCGTCGACACCGAATGCTCACGGCGATTTCAGAGTCCATCGCCGCATGTCGATCACACTACTGCTGCTTGGCGTAGTTGATGACCGACAACAGCTGGATCGGCACCTCGAGCAAGCGCTCGGGCCCATGCGGAATCTCCGCGTCGAAGGTCAGGCTGTCGCCCGCCTCCATCTCATAAAGGTGGTTGCCGTGGCGATAAACGATAGAGCCCGACACCACGTAGATGAACTCTTCGCCCGGGTGAGAGAAGGTCGGAAACACCTCGGAGAGGTCGTCCATCGTCACCATGAACGGCTCGAACGTGGTGGTACCGCCGCGCTTGTAGTTCAACAGATGGTAGGTATGACCCTTCTCGGTGCCGCGGCGAACCACCTCCAATCCCTGCCCGGCCTTGGTGAACTGCGCACCGCCATCGGGGCGATCGAAGTCGGCAAACAGCTTCGAGATCGGTAGCCCGATCGCGTCGCACAGGCGGCTCAAAGTTTCCAGGCTGGTCGAAACCTGGGCATTCTCGATCTTGCTCACCATGCCCTGACTGATACCCGAGATACGCGCTACATCGACCAGTTTCAGGCCTTCATCGAGGCGGGCACGCTTCACTTTCATGCCGATGTACTGATCGAGATCGAACCGTTTGTCCTGCGGATCTGCCATTCAAATCGCTCCGTTTCGGTGCGTAACGCACTGTTGCTGTGCCACTTTCGGTCGTTCGGGTAGCAAAGAATCACTGCGGCCTAATATTCTCACAAAGAAAATAAGTTTACTAGCACAAATAAATCAAAGACTTATCGAATTAGGAATATTTTTTTCTTACGAGGAATTTCTTGGCACAACATCTGCTTTTTCACTGCAAGAGATTTTGTTTACCAGTGAGAAACCGCAGCTCCCCGACCTCACCGCGTCGTGGCTGATTATTAAACGGAGTACGCAGATGTCCTTAGATATCGATCAATTCATTCGCGAGAACGACATCAAGTTCATTCTCGCCCAGTTCGTCGACATCCACGGTGTGGCAAAGACCAAATCGGTGCCGGCGCATTGTCTGATGGACGTCGTCGAAAGTGGTGCCGGTTTCGCCGGTTTTGCTGTGTGGGGTCTGGGCATGGAACCGCACGGTCCCGACTTCATGGCGCGCGGCGATCTCGACACCCTGTCGGTCGTACCCTGGCAACCCGGTTATGCGCGCATCGCCTGTGACGGCTACGTCAACGGCGAGCCCTATCCCTACGACAGCCGCGTGGTTCTCAAGCGTCAGATCCAACGGTTGAGTGACAAGGGCTGGACACTCAACACCGGCCTCGAACCCGAATTCTCACTGTTCAAACGCGCGGCCGACGGCTCGCTTGCACCGGTCGACGATTCCGACCAGCTCGACAAGCCGTGCTACGACTATAAAGGTTTGTCGCGTGCACGCGCCTTTCTCGAGAAGCTGGTCGACAGCTTGCAGACCGTCGGCTTCGACGTCTATCAGATCGACCACGAAGACGCCAACGGCCAGTTCGAGATCAACTACACCTATGGCGATGCGCTCGAATCGGCCGACCGCTTCACCTTCGTGCGCATGGCGGCTGGCGAGATCGCCAACGAACTCGGCATGGTGTGTTCGTTCATGCCCAAGCCGGCATCCAACCGTACCGGCAACGGCATGCATTTCCACTTGTCGATTGCCGACGAGAGCGGCAAGAATCTGTTCAACGACGACAGCGACAAGTACGGCATGGGGCTGTCAAAGATCGCCTATCACTTCGCCGCCGGCCTGTTGCATCACGCCAAAGCCCTGTGCGCCTTCGCTGCTTCAACGGTGAACTCGTACAAGCGCCTGGTCGTCGGTGGTTCGGCCTCCGGCTCGACCTGGGCACCGGCCTATATCGCCTACGGCGACAACAACCGCTCGGCAATGGTGCGCGTGCCTTACGGCCGCCTCGAATTCCGCCTGCCCGATTCCGGTTGCAACCCCTACCTGGTGCACGCCGCATTGATCGCTGCCGGCCTCGATGGCATCGAACGCGAACTCGATCCGGGTGAACCGCAGAATATCAACCTGTACTCGCTCAGCGCGGCAGATCGCAACGCGAAAGGCATCGACATCCTGCCGCAGAACCTCAACGAAGCACTCGATGCGCTGGCCGCCGACAGCGTGCTGCGCGAGCAGATGGGCGCCGAGATCGTTGACGAGTTCCTCAAGGTAAAGCGTGCCGAGTGGATCGATTACAGCCGCCATGTCTCGGATTGGGAACTGCAACGCTACGGCGAGTTTTTCTGATCGGCAGTTGGCACTAACGGAAGCAATGACGAGGATTTTATGTGCGGAATAGTTGGCCTCTATTTGAAGAACAAGGCATTGGAGAGCGAATTGGGCAAGCTCTTCACCCCGATGCTGATCGCAATGACCGATCGCGGCCCCGACAGCGCAGGCTTCGCCATCTACGGTGATGAGGTTGGCGACGATCAGATCAAGCTGACGCTGCGTCACCCCGACACAAACTACGATTGGAGCGCCCTCGCCGGCGGCCTGGAAAAGGCTTTGTCGACCAGCGTCAACTGGTTCAGCAACAGCAAGGTCGCTGTGTTTAAGATCGGCAGCGATGCCGCTGCGGCCG
This window encodes:
- a CDS encoding PEP-CTERM sorting domain-containing protein; translated protein: MITLLWGADSPRNLFGCKALEGLNQSELYDKKRTNVMKGYSKLVTAAAFFALATSANATILTVFDGIAGGTASFDSAVTSAGGTVVTDVWSSSFSGSTSVDFGDYVVTRNNGGAVNSTTYGDMSGSVINISPDGAFGAPNGTAASGITFTFDSPINSFGFEVGDWATCCFNPVTELFISFDGGAPIMVASATMEADGLFPSQDDPSSDVFEIFVAAFDDTGDFTEIQFWGNGSGEFLYAGGQVKYALLDQGSLPGGNDVPVPAPLALMALGLLGVAVRARRA
- a CDS encoding helix-turn-helix domain-containing protein translates to MADPQDKRFDLDQYIGMKVKRARLDEGLKLVDVARISGISQGMVSKIENAQVSTSLETLSRLCDAIGLPISKLFADFDRPDGGAQFTKAGQGLEVVRRGTEKGHTYHLLNYKRGGTTTFEPFMVTMDDLSEVFPTFSHPGEEFIYVVSGSIVYRHGNHLYEMEAGDSLTFDAEIPHGPERLLEVPIQLLSVINYAKQQ
- the glnT gene encoding type III glutamate--ammonia ligase; translated protein: MSLDIDQFIRENDIKFILAQFVDIHGVAKTKSVPAHCLMDVVESGAGFAGFAVWGLGMEPHGPDFMARGDLDTLSVVPWQPGYARIACDGYVNGEPYPYDSRVVLKRQIQRLSDKGWTLNTGLEPEFSLFKRAADGSLAPVDDSDQLDKPCYDYKGLSRARAFLEKLVDSLQTVGFDVYQIDHEDANGQFEINYTYGDALESADRFTFVRMAAGEIANELGMVCSFMPKPASNRTGNGMHFHLSIADESGKNLFNDDSDKYGMGLSKIAYHFAAGLLHHAKALCAFAASTVNSYKRLVVGGSASGSTWAPAYIAYGDNNRSAMVRVPYGRLEFRLPDSGCNPYLVHAALIAAGLDGIERELDPGEPQNINLYSLSAADRNAKGIDILPQNLNEALDALAADSVLREQMGAEIVDEFLKVKRAEWIDYSRHVSDWELQRYGEFF